A window of the Salvelinus sp. IW2-2015 linkage group LG37, ASM291031v2, whole genome shotgun sequence genome harbors these coding sequences:
- the LOC111960188 gene encoding uncharacterized protein isoform X2 encodes MDPTTFSGPHLPLSSLRLLVPPLRLMSASMWQVAQQRNVMQYGKLEEFVTLVTEMVPELLTFKQRVQLILGLRARLVLELCRDVESNPAGYKIIQPHLDRIHSCTTHKGSKDTEVEASKDNFVDLVQTLLEDSMKREHFFQEVFPVQYSTRYDTALQILVWQFFDRLEEMMPVPSFTQTASILNLTPTDLEECQQSFSDPEHLKTLLQHHRNLGHLKKDFLFYDSDNILSTLSFLAPSLKSKHTKRGIEEGTVKNESDVRRKGEKEEAEGPKEQERGEEGQQEVSGEDEDANEGSDEGAERLEGAGESSGNSGQQKQPALVAINGQAKAKXPQSQGFSCSQCQFSNRRWLTLQEHIKKNHPKEDSGILGSGEAGAENNVXPVSETESSSAKKTRKNKYICSQCGKGHKCSYELRRXXXL; translated from the exons ATGGACCCTACAACATTTTCAG GTCCccatctccctctatcctccctgcGTCTCCTGGTGCCACCACTACGTCTGATGTCTGCATCCATGTGGCAAGTGGCTCAGCAGCGTAACGTGATGCAGTATGGGAAGCTGGAGGAGTTTGTGACTCTGGTGACAGAGATGGTTCCGGAGCTCCTGACGTTCAAGCAGAGGGTCCAACTCATCCTGGGACTGAGAGCGAGG CTGGTTCTTGAATTGTGTCGTGATGTGGAGTCTAACCCAGCTGGCTACAAAATCATCCAGCCCCACCTGGACAGAATCCATTCATGCACAACACATAAAGGG AGCAAAGACACAGAAGTGGAGGCCTCAAAGGATAACTTTGTGGATCTGGTTCAAACTCTGCTAGAAGACTCAATGAAGAGGGAACACTTTTTTCAG GAGGTGTTCCCTGTACAGTACAGCACTAGGTATGACACAGCGCTGCAGATACTGGTGTGGCAGTTCTTTGACAGACTGGAGGAGATGATGCCAGTGCCCAGCTTTACACAG acaGCATCCATTCTCAACCTGACCCCTACAGACCTGGAAGAGTGTCAGCAGTCTTTCTCTGATCCTGAGCATCTGAAGACCCTGCTGCAGCATCATAGAAATCTGGGGCACCTAAAAAAAG ATTTTTTGTTCTATGACTCTGATAACATCCTGTCCACGTTGTCCTTCCTCGCTCCCTCACTGAAGTCTAAACATACCAAAAGAGGCATAGAAGAAGGCACGGTGAAGAACGAGAGCGAtgtgaggagaaagggagagaaggaagaggctgAAGGACCGAAAGAACAGGAGCGTGGCGAGGAGGGACAGCAAGAAGTCAGTGGGGAGGACGAAGACGCCAATGAGGGAAGTGATGAGGGCGCTGAAAGACTGGAAGGGGCTGGGGAATCCTCTGGGAACTCTGGGCAGCAGAAACAGCCAGCATTAGTGGCCATCAATG GACAAGCTAAAGCCAAGYCCCCCCAGTCCCAGGGCTTTTCCTGCTCACAGTGCCAGTTCTCCAACAGGAGATGGCTCACCCTTCAGGAGCACATCAAGAAGAACCATCCAAAGGAGGACAGTGGGATCCTGGGCTCTGGAGAAGCTGGAGCTGAGAACAACGTCMTGCCTGTCAGTGAGACGGAAAGCTCCTCAGCCAAGAAGACCAGGAAGAACAAGTACATCTGCTCCCAGTGTGGGAAGGGTCACAAATGTTCATATGAGCTGAGACGACANNNNNCACTCTGA